ACTTACCCGCGATTAAAATCGAATTCGCCATTTTATCTTTCGCAGAACCCGGGTGAACACTCGTACCGTGGAATGTTACTTTTGCGCCCGCAGCATTGAAACTTTCATATTGCAGTTCGCCAAGCGGTCCGCCGTCCATCGTATAAGCGTATTTCGCGCCGAATTTCTCGACATCGAATTTATGTGGACCGCGCCCAATCTCCTCGTCCGGAGTGAATGCGATTCGAAGCTTCCCGTGTTTAATATCCGGATTTTGAATCAAATACTCCATCGCCGTAACGATTTCAGCAATCCCTGCTTTGTTGTCCGCGCCGAGAAGGGTAGTGCCGTCCGTCGTAATCAACGTATGGCCAATATAATTTGTCAGCTCCGGAAAATCGTTAACAGCCATAATAGTATCTTCATTCAACTGTACATCCTTACCGTCATAATCATCAATCCGCTGCGGCTTAACATTTTTCCCCGTATAATCGGTGGCCGTGTCAACATGCGCAAGAAATCCGATGACTGGAACATCGCGGTCAGTATTCGACGGAAGCGTCGCAAACAAATAGCCGTTGTCATCAAGCGTGATTTCGTCCATTCTGATTTCCTCAAGTTCCTTTTGTAAAACATGCAGCAAATCCCATTGACCGGGTGTTGTTGGACATTCCGTACTGTTAAAATCA
This genomic window from Sporosarcina sp. Marseille-Q4063 contains:
- the pepT gene encoding peptidase T, which produces MKEKLIERLVRYAKIDTQSDFNSTECPTTPGQWDLLHVLQKELEEIRMDEITLDDNGYLFATLPSNTDRDVPVIGFLAHVDTATDYTGKNVKPQRIDDYDGKDVQLNEDTIMAVNDFPELTNYIGHTLITTDGTTLLGADNKAGIAEIVTAMEYLIQNPDIKHGKLRIAFTPDEEIGRGPHKFDVEKFGAKYAYTMDGGPLGELQYESFNAAGAKVTFHGTSVHPGSAKDKMANSILIAGKFQVAMPADEIPEKTEDYEGFIHLMQFDGSTEETTLGYIIRYFDRETFEARKQLMVETADKLKKEYGDNAVTLEIEDQYFNMREKIEPVMEIVEIISDAFKNLDIEPNIVPVRGGTDGSQLSYMGMPTPNIFTGGENYHGKYEYISADNMEKATNVIIEAVKLFEERA